The uncultured Methanomethylovorans sp. genome contains a region encoding:
- a CDS encoding sulfite exporter TauE/SafE family protein, which translates to MNILTEPEVLLSDMNFVLILSAFLLGALHALEPGHGKSVMAVFVMGTDTNLKDALTLGLTVVFSHVIVVIALGVASIYLVNTLNVDITHDIMSLIGGAILIGVGAWILRRFYHHHEHSHSHSVDTRKGVIAIGLSTGLIPCPAALAVLLLGIATNQVYNGLLYILMFSIGLALSIVCLSVLFVKGRGFLQSYVGSSKLEKLPLASGSIIIVIGLFTLLHPLMEHFGI; encoded by the coding sequence ATGAATATACTGACAGAGCCGGAGGTTTTGCTCTCCGACATGAATTTCGTGCTAATTCTCTCAGCTTTTTTATTGGGAGCATTGCACGCACTTGAACCTGGTCATGGCAAGTCTGTAATGGCAGTTTTCGTTATGGGTACAGATACAAACCTGAAGGACGCTTTGACCCTGGGACTTACTGTAGTATTCTCTCATGTAATTGTAGTGATAGCCTTAGGAGTAGCATCCATTTACCTTGTAAATACACTGAATGTCGATATTACTCATGATATTATGAGCTTGATCGGAGGTGCTATACTTATTGGTGTGGGAGCCTGGATTTTGCGTAGGTTCTATCACCATCATGAACATAGTCACTCACACAGCGTTGACACTCGTAAAGGTGTGATTGCCATTGGCCTCTCCACTGGCCTTATTCCTTGCCCTGCAGCTCTGGCTGTCCTGCTATTGGGTATTGCCACCAACCAGGTGTACAATGGTTTGCTGTACATACTGATGTTCAGCATTGGCCTGGCTCTATCTATAGTTTGTTTATCGGTGCTGTTTGTAAAAGGCCGTGGATTCCTGCAGAGCTATGTAGGCAGCAGTAAACTGGAAAAACTACCCCTTGCAAGTGGCTCTATAATCATTGTGATTGGATTGTTCACTCTGCTGCATCCTCTGATGGAACACTTTGGAATATGA
- a CDS encoding DUF6141 family protein: MNGKNTVLFREEQRFNQWWLWLLILVPTCMMWYGAIQQLIFHKPFGTNPTSDTGVSILLVLFGILLPIFMNSLKLITEVRQDGLYVRFYPFHLSFRHYPYESINSYKVREYSPLKEYGGWGIRYGWKGKAYNVSGNRGVQLELKNGNYLLIGSQRPEELISQMQNAIKNNQ, translated from the coding sequence ATGAATGGAAAAAACACCGTCCTGTTCAGAGAAGAGCAGCGTTTCAACCAATGGTGGCTCTGGTTACTGATCCTTGTACCTACGTGTATGATGTGGTATGGTGCTATACAGCAATTGATCTTTCACAAGCCATTTGGAACTAATCCCACATCGGATACAGGAGTATCTATACTTCTCGTTCTTTTTGGCATATTACTACCCATTTTCATGAATTCCCTTAAACTCATTACCGAGGTACGGCAGGATGGATTATATGTCCGCTTCTATCCTTTTCATCTTTCTTTCAGGCATTATCCATATGAAAGTATAAACAGTTATAAAGTAAGAGAATACTCTCCTTTGAAAGAATACGGAGGGTGGGGCATACGTTATGGATGGAAAGGCAAGGCATATAATGTAAGTGGTAACCGCGGTGTGCAATTGGAATTAAAAAATGGGAATTATTTACTGATTGGCTCGCAGCGGCCGGAAGAACTTATAAGCCAGATGCAGAATGCCATAAAAAACAATCAATAA
- a CDS encoding phage integrase N-terminal SAM-like domain-containing protein produces MEKTELIEAFIFDCQTRGRTKHTLESYRGIVKEFLNLFPDPGLVSKHDLRDFLSHLQKRELKIATLKTCFSTLSTFYDFLIYEEMAETNPILPFRRRYLDKPIKNGLCRIPIKINIYSQKELFSNDT; encoded by the coding sequence ATGGAAAAAACGGAATTAATAGAAGCTTTTATCTTCGATTGTCAAACAAGAGGTCGAACTAAGCACACTCTTGAGAGTTATAGAGGAATTGTAAAAGAGTTCCTTAATCTCTTTCCGGACCCGGGACTTGTAAGTAAGCACGATCTGAGGGATTTCTTGAGCCACTTGCAGAAGAGGGAATTGAAAATAGCCACTCTCAAGACGTGTTTTTCAACACTTAGCACCTTCTATGATTTCCTGATATACGAAGAAATGGCAGAGACAAATCCCATTCTCCCATTCCGGAGAAGATATCTTGATAAACCAATCAAAAATGGGCTCTGTAGAATACCTATTAAAATCAATATCTATAGCCAGAAAGAGTTGTTTTCTAACGATACCTAG
- the hcp gene encoding hydroxylamine reductase: MFCYQCEETLNGTGCTKNGVCGKKEDVANLQDDLLYVLKSIAFYNSKARANKLNDAKTDGFMLDGLFATVTNTNFCKADIESLINEGFEIKDGIKKKLLSAKVIGEKSGSSFPRWIKEKLLGASPKAGEPLPLVAKVTAESLININTSVLATENEDVRSLRELLTYGLKGMAAYAHHASVLGYKDDNISAFIEKALLATMDDNMGVAELIPLVLECGSVGVATMALLDKANTSTYGNPEPTAVNIGVRDKPGILISGHDLRDLEQLLKQTQGTGVDVYTHGEMLPANSYPAFKKYDNFVGNYGGSWWKQKEEFEKFNGPILMTTNCIVPPKDSYLDRIYTTGVVGFDGVKHITANKDGTKDFSVIIEQAKQCKSPTQLEEGTIMGGFAHVSALSVADKIVEAVKAGQIKKFFVMAGCDGRHKERDYYTEFATALPKDTVILTAGCAKYRYNKLDLGDIGGIPRVIDAGQCNDCYSLVVIAQKLAEAFGLKDINDLPVAYNIAWYEQKAVLVLLALLSLGVKNIMLGPKLPAFVSPNVLNVLVQNFNIMPNTTVGEDMKVLL; this comes from the coding sequence ATGTTTTGTTACCAGTGCGAAGAAACTCTTAATGGAACAGGCTGTACCAAGAATGGCGTCTGTGGAAAGAAAGAAGATGTTGCTAACCTTCAGGATGATCTTCTATATGTCCTGAAAAGTATTGCATTCTATAACTCAAAAGCGAGGGCAAATAAACTCAATGATGCAAAGACCGATGGGTTCATGCTTGACGGGCTTTTTGCAACTGTTACAAATACCAACTTCTGCAAGGCAGACATTGAATCTCTTATCAATGAAGGCTTTGAAATAAAGGATGGAATAAAAAAGAAACTTCTCAGTGCAAAGGTAATTGGCGAGAAATCTGGTTCATCTTTCCCAAGATGGATAAAAGAGAAGTTACTGGGTGCCAGTCCAAAAGCTGGAGAGCCATTGCCTCTCGTAGCAAAAGTTACTGCTGAAAGCCTGATCAATATAAATACAAGCGTACTTGCAACAGAGAATGAAGACGTACGCTCCCTTAGGGAACTGCTGACCTACGGTCTCAAAGGCATGGCTGCTTATGCTCACCACGCAAGTGTTCTCGGATATAAGGATGACAATATATCCGCATTTATAGAAAAAGCGCTTCTAGCAACAATGGACGATAACATGGGTGTGGCTGAGCTTATCCCCCTGGTGCTGGAATGTGGGTCAGTGGGTGTTGCCACAATGGCTTTGCTTGATAAGGCAAACACCTCCACATATGGTAACCCCGAGCCTACAGCTGTGAACATTGGAGTACGTGATAAACCAGGAATACTTATCAGTGGTCATGATTTGCGTGACCTGGAACAGCTCCTTAAGCAAACCCAGGGCACTGGCGTAGATGTGTACACACATGGCGAGATGCTGCCTGCGAACTCATATCCGGCTTTCAAGAAATATGACAACTTTGTCGGCAACTATGGAGGTTCCTGGTGGAAGCAGAAAGAAGAGTTTGAGAAATTTAACGGTCCTATACTCATGACCACGAACTGTATCGTGCCTCCCAAGGACTCTTACCTTGACCGCATCTACACAACAGGTGTTGTTGGATTTGATGGTGTCAAACATATAACTGCAAATAAAGATGGAACAAAGGATTTCTCTGTGATCATTGAACAGGCAAAGCAGTGTAAATCACCTACACAGCTTGAAGAAGGCACTATCATGGGGGGATTTGCGCACGTGTCAGCCCTCTCTGTTGCTGATAAAATAGTAGAAGCTGTAAAAGCAGGACAGATCAAGAAGTTCTTCGTTATGGCCGGATGTGATGGCAGGCATAAGGAAAGAGATTACTATACTGAATTTGCAACGGCTCTGCCAAAGGATACTGTGATCCTGACAGCGGGTTGTGCAAAGTACCGCTACAACAAACTGGACCTGGGAGATATAGGCGGCATCCCACGGGTAATCGATGCGGGACAATGTAACGATTGCTACTCACTGGTTGTGATTGCCCAAAAACTTGCAGAGGCATTTGGACTAAAAGACATAAATGACCTGCCGGTAGCTTATAATATTGCATGGTATGAACAGAAAGCAGTTCTTGTATTGCTTGCACTGCTGAGCCTGGGAGTAAAGAATATTATGCTTGGACCAAAGTTGCCGGCATTTGTTTCACCAAATGTGCTTAATGTACTGGTGCAAAACTTTAACATCATGCCAAACACAACTGTTGGAGAGGACATGAAAGTCCTTCTCTAA
- a CDS encoding site-specific integrase — protein MKQLIGSIEPIREQAMLLTLAKHGVRRDEYLCLKDENIDLRRNEIIYPQKAKRNNRVLPIDDELHDVLMEYKRWRAKHETSPWFWVTTFGGGKIHKDYTNEVLAYYAEPLGLHEPNGPLEKRLTCHCFRKWFTHHLFAKGMDETSIMILRGDSLKGKAWTGSYLEPNELTEQIKKEYFKCIPKLL, from the coding sequence ATGAAACAGCTCATAGGCTCCATTGAACCTATCCGTGAACAAGCCATGCTTCTGACTCTAGCAAAACATGGTGTAAGGCGTGATGAGTACCTATGTCTCAAGGATGAAAACATAGACTTGCGGCGAAATGAAATAATCTACCCCCAAAAAGCTAAGCGTAATAACCGCGTCCTTCCGATAGATGATGAATTGCATGACGTCTTGATGGAATATAAGAGATGGAGGGCAAAACATGAAACTAGTCCATGGTTCTGGGTTACTACATTCGGAGGAGGCAAGATCCACAAGGACTATACAAATGAAGTTCTAGCATATTATGCTGAACCTCTTGGCCTCCATGAACCAAATGGTCCTCTTGAGAAACGCCTCACATGCCACTGCTTCAGGAAATGGTTTACGCATCACCTGTTTGCGAAAGGAATGGATGAAACAAGTATCATGATATTAAGAGGTGATAGTCTGAAAGGAAAAGCATGGACAGGCTCCTATTTAGAGCCTAACGAGTTGACAGAACAAATCAAAAAAGAATACTTCAAGTGCATTCCAAAATTATTGTAA
- a CDS encoding cupin domain-containing protein, whose protein sequence is MKIIDAKKAGKHENPHGVSVNKLYDTEHAQVMHMELKPGESLKKHSTPTDVCFYILEGEGIVEIGNEKEKVSKDMLIESPAKIPHRLMNEGTDNFRFLVIKAPRQIEPTNMM, encoded by the coding sequence ATGAAAATAATTGATGCAAAGAAGGCCGGCAAACATGAGAATCCTCATGGCGTATCTGTGAACAAATTATATGATACGGAACATGCACAGGTAATGCACATGGAACTTAAACCGGGGGAAAGCCTGAAGAAGCACTCCACGCCAACAGACGTATGTTTTTATATCCTTGAAGGAGAAGGTATTGTGGAGATCGGTAACGAAAAGGAAAAAGTATCCAAAGATATGCTGATAGAGAGTCCTGCAAAAATACCCCATAGATTGATGAACGAAGGTACAGATAACTTCCGTTTCCTTGTGATCAAAGCCCCCAGGCAGATAGAACCTACAAACATGATGTGA